The proteins below come from a single Tsuneonella deserti genomic window:
- a CDS encoding CoA-acylating methylmalonate-semialdehyde dehydrogenase — translation MRDIDHFMVGGPAAGTAARFKDVFNPSTGEVQARVPLGDAALLDRAVEAAKAVQPGWAATNPQRRARVMFAYKQLVEANREELAHLLSSEHGKVIDDALGDVQRGLEVIEYACGIPQVQKGEYTIGAGPGIDVYSMRQPLGIGAGITPFNFPAMIPMWMFGMAIACGNAFILKPSERDPSVPVRLAELFLEAGAPEGLLQVVHGDKEMVDAILDHPDIAAVSFVGSSDIAHYVYNRGVAAGKRVQAMGGAKNHGIVMPDADLDQVVNDLAGAAFGSAGERCMALPVVVPVGEDTAERLKEKLIPAIHALKIGVSTDKEAHYGPVVTAEHKARIEQWIDTAEKEGGEIVVDGRGYSLQGHENGYFVGPTLIDHVTPDMESYKEEIFGPVLQIVRAKDFEEAVALPSKHQYGNGVAIFTRNGHAAREFASRVNVGMVGINVPIPVPVAYHSFGGWKRSAFGDTNQYGTEGMKFWTKVKTVTQRWPDGGSDGSNAFNIPTFG, via the coding sequence ATGCGCGACATCGATCACTTCATGGTCGGCGGCCCGGCTGCCGGAACAGCGGCCCGTTTCAAGGACGTGTTCAACCCCTCGACCGGCGAAGTGCAGGCGCGCGTGCCGCTGGGCGACGCGGCCCTGCTCGACCGCGCCGTTGAAGCCGCCAAGGCGGTTCAGCCCGGCTGGGCGGCGACCAACCCGCAGCGCCGTGCGCGGGTGATGTTCGCCTACAAGCAACTCGTGGAAGCCAACCGTGAAGAGCTCGCGCACCTGCTCAGCTCGGAGCACGGCAAGGTGATCGACGATGCGCTGGGCGACGTTCAGCGCGGTCTGGAGGTGATCGAGTACGCCTGCGGCATCCCACAGGTGCAGAAAGGCGAATACACCATCGGCGCGGGCCCGGGCATCGACGTCTATTCGATGCGCCAGCCGCTCGGCATCGGAGCAGGCATCACCCCGTTCAACTTCCCGGCGATGATCCCGATGTGGATGTTCGGCATGGCGATCGCCTGCGGCAACGCCTTCATCCTCAAGCCCAGCGAGCGCGACCCGAGCGTGCCGGTGCGGCTTGCTGAGTTGTTCCTCGAAGCCGGCGCGCCCGAGGGCCTGCTGCAAGTGGTCCATGGCGACAAGGAAATGGTCGATGCGATCCTCGACCATCCCGACATCGCCGCGGTCAGCTTCGTCGGCTCCTCCGACATCGCGCACTACGTCTACAACCGCGGCGTCGCCGCCGGTAAGCGCGTGCAGGCGATGGGCGGCGCGAAGAACCACGGCATCGTCATGCCCGACGCCGATCTCGACCAGGTGGTCAACGACCTTGCCGGAGCGGCCTTCGGTTCGGCCGGCGAGCGGTGCATGGCGCTGCCCGTGGTCGTGCCGGTGGGCGAGGACACTGCCGAGCGGCTCAAGGAAAAGCTGATTCCGGCGATCCACGCGCTCAAGATCGGCGTTTCGACCGACAAGGAGGCGCACTACGGCCCGGTGGTCACCGCCGAGCATAAGGCGCGCATCGAGCAGTGGATCGATACGGCGGAAAAGGAAGGCGGCGAGATCGTCGTCGACGGGCGCGGTTATTCGCTGCAGGGCCACGAGAACGGCTACTTCGTCGGGCCGACGCTGATCGACCACGTCACCCCCGACATGGAGAGCTACAAGGAAGAGATCTTCGGACCGGTCCTCCAGATCGTCCGCGCCAAGGACTTCGAGGAAGCCGTCGCGCTTCCTAGCAAGCACCAGTACGGCAACGGCGTCGCGATCTTCACCCGCAACGGCCACGCCGCGCGCGAGTTCGCCAGCCGCGTCAATGTCGGCATGGTCGGCATCAACGTGCCGATCCCGGTGCCGGTCGCGTATCACTCGTTCGGCGGATGGAAGCGCAGCGCGTTCGGCGACACCAACCAGTACGGCACCGAGGGCATGAAGTTCTGGACCAAGGTCAAGACCGTCACCCAGCGCTGGCCCGACGGCGGCAGCGACGGCTCAAACGCGTTCAACATCCCGACCTTCGGGTGA
- a CDS encoding alpha/beta fold hydrolase: MNQVASVDPNYDGTLLGRFDGEQPPAADWFMEALANAPERSTFEVDGAAIELLTWGEVGKPGLLFLHGNAAHADWWSFIAPLFAGDYRCAAISWSGMGGSDWRERYAIPTFAEEALGAIDAAQLGASGQPPVIIAHSFGGFPTLYLSSFHPEAISGAILVDSAPPRDEGGPPPRLAQGRTLNPRYPSLASALRRFRFLPEQDDGLPEIIDWIARKALHEVAETDEAPGGWTWRFDPQFWAHFERGNLAARPRVPTGIIIGEKSALFPPGRLEDLQSLMTDLRFTTVVEDAYHHVLVDHPLELVAAIREGLPLLR; the protein is encoded by the coding sequence TTGAACCAGGTCGCATCGGTGGATCCGAACTACGACGGCACCTTGCTGGGCCGTTTCGATGGTGAACAGCCGCCGGCGGCGGACTGGTTCATGGAGGCGCTCGCGAACGCGCCCGAACGGTCGACCTTTGAAGTTGACGGCGCTGCGATTGAGCTGCTGACCTGGGGCGAGGTCGGCAAACCGGGCTTGCTGTTCCTTCATGGCAATGCCGCCCACGCCGACTGGTGGAGCTTCATCGCCCCGCTTTTCGCAGGCGATTACCGCTGCGCCGCGATCTCCTGGTCCGGGATGGGCGGCTCCGACTGGCGCGAACGCTACGCGATCCCGACATTCGCCGAGGAGGCGCTCGGCGCAATCGATGCAGCGCAGCTCGGCGCGAGCGGGCAACCCCCGGTGATCATCGCCCACTCTTTCGGCGGCTTTCCGACACTCTACCTGTCGAGTTTCCACCCCGAGGCGATCTCAGGCGCGATCCTGGTCGATTCGGCACCGCCGAGGGACGAGGGCGGCCCACCCCCTCGGCTGGCGCAGGGGCGCACGCTCAACCCGCGCTATCCCTCGCTCGCCTCCGCGTTGCGCCGGTTCCGTTTCCTGCCCGAACAGGACGACGGCCTGCCCGAGATCATCGACTGGATCGCCCGCAAGGCCTTGCACGAGGTGGCCGAAACCGACGAGGCACCCGGCGGGTGGACGTGGCGTTTCGACCCGCAATTCTGGGCGCACTTCGAGCGCGGCAACCTTGCCGCCAGGCCCAGGGTGCCGACGGGCATCATTATCGGGGAGAAGTCCGCGTTGTTCCCCCCGGGACGGCTTGAAGACCTTCAATCGCTGATGACCGACCTGCGGTTCACCACGGTTGTAGAGGACGCCTATCACCACGTCCTCGTCGATCACCCGCTTGAACTGGTCGCGGCGATCCGTGAAGGGCTGCCGCTGCTTCGCTAA
- a CDS encoding NAD(P)-dependent alcohol dehydrogenase, translating to MASQTNEYPAKGYAATSPDSGMAPFSFTRRGLRPDDVLIDISHCGICHSDLHTARNDWGRTTYPVVPGHEIVGTVAAVGEGVTRHAVGDRVAIGCMVDACMECDHCKADLEQYCRNGMTGTYNGKDRQDGSITYGGYSDKIVCREEFVLKVPETLPSDLAAPLLCAGITTYSPLRQWKIGPGSKVAVAGLGGLGHMGVKLAVAMGAHVTVLSRSEDKRADALALGAQDFLITTDKDAMRAAAGRFDMVLNTIPVRHDVAPYLLLLKVDGVQVIVGMIEKMPELHTGILLGRKILTGSGIGGLAETQEMLDFCAEHGIAPEIETIRMEEVNTAYDRMEASDVKYRFVIDMATL from the coding sequence ATGGCCAGCCAGACCAATGAATATCCCGCCAAGGGGTACGCCGCCACTTCGCCCGACAGCGGCATGGCGCCGTTTTCCTTCACCCGCCGCGGACTTCGCCCCGACGATGTCCTGATCGACATCAGCCACTGCGGCATCTGCCATTCGGATCTTCACACGGCGCGCAACGACTGGGGCCGCACGACCTACCCCGTAGTGCCGGGGCACGAGATCGTGGGCACGGTGGCGGCCGTCGGCGAGGGCGTCACCCGTCACGCGGTCGGCGACCGGGTGGCGATCGGCTGCATGGTCGATGCCTGCATGGAGTGCGATCACTGCAAGGCCGATCTCGAACAGTATTGCCGAAACGGCATGACTGGCACCTACAACGGCAAGGATCGCCAGGACGGATCGATCACCTACGGTGGCTATTCGGACAAGATCGTCTGCCGCGAGGAGTTCGTGCTCAAGGTGCCCGAGACGCTCCCGTCGGACCTGGCAGCGCCGCTGCTCTGCGCGGGGATCACCACTTACTCGCCGCTGCGCCAGTGGAAGATCGGCCCGGGCAGCAAGGTCGCGGTCGCCGGTCTCGGCGGGCTTGGCCACATGGGAGTTAAGCTGGCGGTCGCGATGGGGGCGCACGTGACTGTGCTCAGCCGCAGCGAGGATAAACGCGCAGATGCGCTGGCTCTGGGCGCGCAGGATTTCCTTATCACCACCGACAAGGACGCCATGCGCGCCGCCGCGGGACGTTTCGACATGGTGCTCAACACCATCCCCGTGCGCCACGACGTCGCGCCCTATCTCCTGCTGCTGAAGGTCGACGGGGTGCAGGTGATCGTTGGAATGATCGAGAAAATGCCGGAGCTGCACACGGGCATCCTGCTGGGGCGCAAGATTCTCACCGGAAGCGGGATCGGCGGGCTCGCAGAAACGCAGGAGATGCTCGATTTCTGCGCCGAGCATGGCATCGCGCCCGAGATCGAGACGATCCGCATGGAGGAGGTCAACACCGCCTACGACCGGATGGAAGCGAGCGACGTGAAGTATCGCTTCGTCATCGACATGGCCACGCTTTGA
- a CDS encoding SDR family oxidoreductase encodes MKLEAGLAAVVTGGASGLGRASAQALSDAGFKVAIFDVNDEAGEAHAKAIGGLFCHVDITDEDSVLAGFEKARAAHGQERVTVHCAMTSRRGKTVGWDKASGGYKRLSTEDYAFGAEGVLVSSYRVASISALGMANAEPLNEDGERGVIILTASVAAQDGQIGQVIYGSCKAGVNGLVLPMARDLMDLGIRVNSIMPGIFATPLMLGMKDRNPAMWDQLNASVPFPKRLGEPDEFASLVLEIARNGYLNAHQFRLDGGIRMPPK; translated from the coding sequence ATGAAGCTGGAAGCGGGACTGGCTGCAGTGGTGACGGGTGGGGCCTCGGGCCTCGGCAGGGCGAGCGCGCAGGCTTTGAGCGACGCGGGCTTCAAGGTCGCGATTTTCGACGTCAACGACGAAGCGGGCGAGGCACACGCAAAGGCGATCGGCGGCCTGTTCTGCCACGTCGATATCACCGACGAGGATTCGGTGCTTGCAGGCTTCGAGAAAGCCCGGGCCGCACACGGCCAGGAGCGCGTCACCGTCCACTGCGCCATGACCAGCCGGCGGGGCAAGACCGTGGGCTGGGACAAGGCAAGTGGCGGCTACAAGCGCCTCTCTACCGAGGATTACGCCTTCGGTGCAGAAGGCGTGCTGGTTTCGAGTTACCGGGTAGCGTCGATCTCCGCGCTCGGCATGGCCAACGCCGAACCTCTCAACGAGGACGGGGAACGCGGCGTGATCATCCTCACTGCCAGCGTCGCGGCACAGGACGGGCAGATAGGACAGGTGATCTACGGCTCCTGCAAAGCGGGGGTGAACGGCCTCGTCCTCCCGATGGCGCGCGACCTGATGGACCTCGGCATCCGGGTCAATTCGATCATGCCGGGCATCTTCGCCACCCCGCTGATGCTCGGGATGAAGGATCGCAATCCCGCGATGTGGGACCAGCTCAACGCGAGCGTGCCGTTCCCAAAGCGGCTCGGCGAGCCGGACGAGTTCGCTTCGCTCGTGCTTGAGATCGCCCGCAACGGCTATCTCAACGCGCACCAGTTCCGCCTTGATGGCGGCATCCGCATGCCTCCCAAGTAA
- a CDS encoding alkaline phosphatase PhoX yields MTMPMHRRSFLGATASAFAALAASGCSTMQHRASTGYGPLVTDPAGLVDLPAGFTYRVISQLGDTMSDGFTVPDAADGMGCFDLGGGKIALVRNHELMPGKDGGGVMGPAFDTMARSLVPLPGGTTTIVLDARTLAVEKQYRSLAGTIRNCAGGTTPWGSWLTCEEAPMRAGGAINRDHGWVFEVPARAPGLVDPVPLKAMGRFNHEAACVDPRTGYVYQTEDRDDGLLYRFIPKVPGKLAEGGKLQALAFTDGVGDTRNWGGVSVAPQSWRAVRWIDLTDVEAPEDDLRKRGAASGAALFARGEGIHMGEGELYFCCTSGGTAKLGQVFRLDTAGEDRGGGKLQLFFESTSPDQFNFGDNLTIAPWGDLVVCEDQYTDVVTNHLRGITPEGVAYPLALLHQQTEWAGACFAPDGRTLFVNAYHPAKTLAITGPWI; encoded by the coding sequence ATGACCATGCCTATGCATCGCCGCTCATTTCTCGGCGCGACCGCCAGTGCGTTCGCCGCGCTTGCTGCGAGCGGGTGCTCCACGATGCAGCACCGCGCCTCGACCGGCTACGGGCCGTTGGTCACCGACCCGGCCGGGCTGGTCGATCTGCCTGCGGGGTTCACTTACCGTGTGATATCCCAACTCGGCGATACGATGAGCGACGGCTTCACCGTGCCCGACGCCGCGGATGGAATGGGCTGTTTCGACCTCGGCGGCGGAAAGATCGCCTTGGTGCGCAACCACGAACTCATGCCCGGCAAGGACGGCGGCGGGGTGATGGGCCCTGCGTTCGACACGATGGCCCGAAGCCTCGTCCCGCTTCCGGGCGGGACGACCACCATTGTCCTCGACGCCAGGACGCTTGCGGTGGAGAAGCAATACCGTTCTCTCGCCGGTACGATCCGCAATTGCGCCGGCGGCACCACCCCGTGGGGCAGCTGGCTCACCTGCGAGGAAGCGCCGATGCGCGCGGGCGGGGCGATCAACAGGGATCACGGCTGGGTCTTCGAAGTGCCCGCCCGCGCGCCGGGGTTGGTCGATCCGGTGCCGCTCAAGGCGATGGGCCGGTTCAACCACGAAGCGGCCTGCGTCGATCCGCGCACCGGGTATGTTTACCAGACCGAGGATCGCGACGACGGCCTGCTATACCGTTTCATCCCCAAGGTGCCGGGAAAGCTCGCTGAAGGCGGCAAGCTCCAGGCGCTCGCGTTCACCGATGGAGTCGGAGACACGCGCAACTGGGGCGGGGTCAGCGTCGCGCCGCAAAGCTGGCGCGCGGTCCGGTGGATCGACCTCACCGACGTCGAGGCGCCGGAGGATGACTTGCGCAAGCGCGGTGCGGCGTCGGGAGCAGCGCTTTTCGCCCGTGGCGAAGGCATCCACATGGGAGAGGGTGAGCTCTACTTCTGCTGCACCAGCGGGGGCACCGCAAAGCTGGGTCAGGTCTTCCGCCTCGATACCGCGGGGGAGGACCGCGGAGGCGGCAAGCTGCAACTGTTCTTCGAATCGACCAGCCCCGATCAATTCAACTTCGGCGACAACCTGACGATCGCTCCGTGGGGCGACCTTGTCGTTTGTGAGGACCAGTACACCGACGTCGTGACCAACCATCTTCGCGGCATCACGCCTGAAGGCGTGGCCTATCCGCTGGCCCTGCTGCACCAGCAGACCGAGTGGGCGGGGGCATGTTTCGCGCCCGACGGCCGGACGCTGTTCGTCAACGCATACCACCCGGCCAAGACGCTGGCGATCACGGGGCCATGGATCTGA
- a CDS encoding Dps family protein, which translates to MAQTGDNSKKAMIDELNGVLADHFALYIKTKNFHWHLKGPRFRDLHLLFDEQAAAILGVTDAMAERVRKQDGETLTSIGAIARTSRIKDEDNTALEADAMVEALRADNETLVSGLKTLKNAAEEAGDNATSALVDEWQDAAEERVWFLSQTLK; encoded by the coding sequence ATGGCCCAGACAGGCGACAACTCGAAAAAGGCGATGATCGACGAGCTTAACGGAGTGCTCGCGGATCACTTCGCTCTCTACATCAAGACCAAGAACTTTCACTGGCATCTCAAAGGTCCGCGCTTCCGCGACCTGCACCTGCTGTTCGACGAGCAAGCAGCCGCGATCCTCGGGGTGACCGATGCGATGGCGGAGCGGGTCCGCAAGCAGGATGGAGAGACCCTTACTTCGATCGGTGCGATCGCCAGGACCAGCCGGATCAAGGACGAAGACAACACAGCGCTGGAAGCCGACGCAATGGTCGAAGCACTTCGCGCTGACAACGAGACGCTCGTCAGCGGTCTTAAAACACTGAAGAATGCTGCCGAGGAAGCCGGTGACAACGCCACCAGCGCCCTGGTCGATGAATGGCAGGATGCCGCCGAGGAACGCGTCTGGTTTCTCTCGCAGACGCTCAAGTAA
- a CDS encoding 6-phosphogluconolactonase: MSNISIIEGASDEAIAGWLARAIGEAIAEGGPTAIAVPGGSTPFPILERLASMPLEWSRITVWPTDDRIVPEDHPASNTGRIRALLGPVGAEVVTLTEMEQVPRFALVWLGMGEDGHVASLFPNTDPRPDDRDSIRRLTPDPLPPEAPFDRVTLTIPALLASDRLLLVIRGEAKRRVFEDALGGRGDLPVARLLAAATQPVVCFT, translated from the coding sequence GTGAGTAATATCTCCATCATCGAGGGCGCCAGCGATGAGGCGATTGCCGGCTGGCTCGCGCGTGCCATCGGCGAAGCGATCGCCGAAGGTGGCCCCACCGCCATCGCGGTACCGGGAGGGTCCACTCCCTTTCCGATCCTGGAACGGCTCGCCTCCATGCCGCTTGAGTGGTCCCGGATCACTGTATGGCCGACCGACGACCGGATAGTTCCGGAAGACCACCCCGCTTCGAACACCGGGCGTATTCGGGCCCTGCTGGGCCCCGTCGGGGCCGAGGTTGTTACGCTCACAGAGATGGAGCAGGTGCCGCGCTTTGCGCTGGTCTGGCTTGGCATGGGCGAGGACGGCCATGTCGCTTCGCTGTTTCCGAACACGGATCCCCGGCCCGACGACCGGGACTCAATCCGCCGGCTAACGCCCGATCCGCTTCCGCCCGAAGCCCCGTTCGACCGCGTGACCCTGACCATCCCCGCGCTGCTCGCGAGTGACCGGCTCCTGCTGGTCATCCGTGGGGAGGCCAAGCGGCGGGTGTTCGAAGACGCCCTGGGCGGACGCGGCGACCTTCCGGTCGCCCGCCTGCTCGCCGCGGCCACGCAGCCGGTCGTATGCTTCACTTGA
- a CDS encoding NUDIX domain-containing protein encodes MLHLIPRPLHRALLRLAHRWRHHWRKFRRAPLAGVSVFVTDMEGRLLLVRHSYGSGAWALPGGGMGPREEAEDAARREIAEEVGCRLEGVRVLEKLHETISGSPHTAWLVAARTLDRPRADKREIVEVRFFPTHSLPEPLTPLTRARIAAWRGKLR; translated from the coding sequence ATGCTTCACTTGATCCCCCGGCCGCTGCATCGGGCGCTTCTGAGGCTGGCCCATCGCTGGCGCCACCACTGGCGCAAGTTCCGCCGGGCGCCTCTCGCGGGCGTTTCGGTCTTCGTCACCGACATGGAAGGGCGCTTGCTGCTGGTCCGGCACAGCTATGGCTCGGGCGCCTGGGCGCTTCCCGGTGGCGGAATGGGTCCGCGGGAGGAAGCCGAAGACGCCGCCCGGCGCGAAATTGCCGAGGAAGTCGGCTGCAGGCTCGAAGGGGTGCGGGTGCTGGAGAAGCTCCACGAGACGATCTCGGGCTCGCCCCATACCGCGTGGCTTGTGGCCGCCCGAACGCTCGATCGCCCCCGCGCCGACAAGCGCGAGATTGTCGAGGTGCGCTTCTTCCCCACCCACTCGTTGCCCGAGCCGCTGACCCCGCTCACCCGCGCGCGGATCGCCGCCTGGCGCGGCAAGTTGCGCTAG
- the dinB gene encoding DNA polymerase IV: MSSAEPTEPADDEEGGQHDVGLRKIIHVDMDAFFASVEQRDHPSLRGKPVAVGGSSGRGVVAAASYEARRFGVRSAMPSLTAKRLCPDLIFCRTRFDVYKEVSGQIRAIFRDYTPHVEPLSLDEAYLDVTDDLKGIGSATLIAEEIRRRIRAETGLTASAGVSYNKFLAKLASDQNKPDGLCVIRPGQGAAFVQSLPIRRFHGVGPKGAEKMARLGIETGADLAAKDIAWLRAHFGSFADYLYRAARGIDLRPVRANRIRKSVGGERTFSEDISSGPALRETLENIIDIVWDSIERTQAKGRTVTLKMKYTDFQITTRAKSLQRPVANKAEFAQSARRLLDEALPLPLPIRLMGLTLSNLEGASAAELPRDTAQLSLLL, encoded by the coding sequence ATGAGCAGCGCAGAACCGACCGAGCCGGCAGATGACGAGGAAGGGGGCCAGCACGACGTTGGCCTGCGCAAGATCATCCACGTCGACATGGACGCGTTCTTCGCCAGCGTGGAGCAGCGGGACCACCCCTCGCTGCGCGGCAAGCCGGTCGCGGTCGGCGGCTCGTCGGGCCGGGGCGTGGTCGCCGCGGCCAGTTACGAGGCGCGCCGGTTTGGCGTTCGCAGCGCAATGCCCTCGCTTACCGCGAAGCGGCTGTGCCCCGACCTCATCTTCTGCAGGACACGCTTCGACGTATACAAGGAAGTCTCGGGCCAGATCCGGGCGATATTCCGCGACTACACGCCGCACGTCGAGCCACTGAGCCTCGACGAAGCCTATCTCGACGTGACCGACGACCTGAAGGGCATCGGCAGCGCGACGCTCATCGCCGAGGAGATCCGCCGCCGGATCCGCGCCGAGACCGGCCTTACCGCGAGCGCGGGTGTCAGCTACAACAAGTTTCTCGCCAAGCTCGCGAGCGACCAGAACAAGCCGGACGGCCTGTGCGTCATCCGTCCCGGACAAGGAGCCGCCTTCGTGCAGTCGCTGCCCATCCGGCGCTTTCACGGCGTCGGGCCCAAGGGTGCGGAGAAGATGGCGCGGCTGGGGATCGAGACCGGCGCCGATCTTGCGGCCAAGGATATCGCCTGGTTGCGGGCCCACTTCGGCAGCTTCGCCGACTATCTTTACCGTGCGGCGCGCGGGATCGACCTGAGGCCGGTGCGCGCCAACCGGATTCGCAAATCGGTCGGTGGAGAGCGGACTTTCTCCGAGGATATCTCGAGCGGACCGGCGCTGCGCGAGACGCTGGAGAACATCATCGACATCGTCTGGGACTCGATCGAGCGCACGCAGGCGAAGGGCCGCACCGTGACCCTGAAGATGAAGTACACCGATTTCCAGATCACCACCCGCGCGAAGTCGCTCCAGCGCCCGGTGGCGAACAAGGCGGAGTTCGCGCAGTCGGCGCGCAGGTTGCTCGACGAGGCGCTCCCCTTGCCGCTGCCGATCCGGCTGATGGGGCTGACGCTGTCGAACCTCGAAGGCGCGAGCGCGGCCGAGCTGCCACGCGACACCGCCCAACTCTCGCTGTTGCTCTAG
- a CDS encoding multidrug effflux MFS transporter, with protein sequence MHGAATPAEQTAFAAMSERRLVFMMAALMSLQALGIDSMLPAIGMIGDDLGASGNQRQFVIGAYLLGSGLGALVPGVLADRFGRRPLLLGAIVIYAALSLLCSLVTSFPVLIALRMTQAFLTAGLSVLPAAIIRDRVGGDRMARMMSTIMVVFMVVPVLAPFLGQTVLLFAGWRYIFVLMAVLAALVGLWTLRDLPESLHAEDRQSISLGPVLRNMREAFLRRDAIGYVVGSSLVFGALFGFLNSAQQLVSDTFHMGPYFPFIFGGAAAGMALANFFNSRIVERFGARRVSHTALLAFIATSVLQVLAASSGEEKLWQFLPLMATNMALLGFVGANFGSIAMQPFQHIAGSASSAQSFLRMVTSAVLGAIIGQAYDGTAQPLAWALLISGVISLAMVLFSEKGRLFRRLHPRMAN encoded by the coding sequence ATGCACGGAGCCGCTACCCCCGCCGAACAGACTGCCTTCGCCGCGATGAGCGAGCGGCGGCTGGTGTTCATGATGGCCGCGCTGATGAGCCTGCAGGCGCTCGGCATCGATTCGATGCTCCCCGCAATCGGCATGATCGGCGACGACCTGGGCGCGTCGGGCAATCAGCGGCAGTTCGTGATCGGCGCCTACTTGTTGGGATCGGGGCTGGGCGCGCTGGTACCGGGCGTGCTGGCGGACCGCTTCGGGCGGCGGCCGCTCCTGCTCGGGGCGATCGTGATCTACGCAGCGCTTTCGCTGCTGTGTTCGCTCGTGACGTCATTTCCGGTGCTGATCGCGCTGCGGATGACGCAGGCTTTCCTCACCGCGGGCCTTTCCGTGCTGCCCGCCGCGATCATTCGTGACCGGGTGGGCGGGGACCGGATGGCCCGCATGATGTCGACCATCATGGTCGTGTTCATGGTCGTGCCGGTGCTCGCGCCGTTCCTCGGGCAGACGGTGCTGTTGTTCGCCGGCTGGCGCTACATCTTCGTGCTGATGGCGGTTCTTGCCGCGCTGGTCGGCCTGTGGACGTTGCGCGACCTGCCGGAGAGCTTGCACGCGGAGGACCGTCAGTCGATCTCGCTCGGCCCGGTGCTGCGCAACATGCGCGAGGCTTTCCTGCGGCGCGATGCCATCGGCTACGTCGTCGGCTCGAGCCTGGTGTTCGGCGCGCTGTTCGGCTTCCTGAACTCGGCGCAGCAGCTCGTCAGCGATACCTTTCACATGGGGCCGTACTTCCCCTTCATCTTCGGTGGAGCCGCGGCGGGGATGGCGCTGGCGAATTTCTTCAACTCGCGCATCGTCGAGCGGTTCGGCGCGCGGCGGGTTTCGCATACCGCGCTTCTGGCCTTCATCGCGACGTCGGTGCTGCAAGTGCTGGCGGCGAGCTCGGGCGAGGAAAAACTGTGGCAGTTTCTTCCCCTGATGGCGACGAACATGGCGCTGCTCGGTTTCGTCGGCGCCAACTTCGGCTCGATCGCGATGCAGCCGTTCCAGCACATCGCGGGTTCCGCTTCCTCCGCCCAGTCGTTCCTGCGGATGGTCACCTCGGCTGTGCTCGGAGCGATCATCGGCCAGGCTTATGACGGCACCGCGCAGCCGCTCGCCTGGGCACTGCTGATCTCGGGCGTCATCAGCCTCGCGATGGTGCTTTTCAGCGAAAAGGGGCGGCTGTTCCGCCGGCTTCATCCGCGGATGGCGAACTAG